A single genomic interval of Picosynechococcus sp. PCC 7003 harbors:
- a CDS encoding PQQ-dependent sugar dehydrogenase — MSPQVEDLAVDAVTVTPIVEGLEHPWGVAWLPNGDMLITERPGRLRLVRDGVLEPEAIAGVAEVSAAEAQQLFASRQGGLLDIALHPDFAQNNWVYFTYAFGTQDANRTRVARAKFDGEKLTDWEVIFQVARTKQGGQHFGSRLTWLPDQTLLISIGDGGNPPLEQDGEFIRNQAQNLDSHLGKVIRINDDGSIPDDNPFVDEPGALPEIWSYGHRNIQGLAFDPITQRVWATEHGSRGGDEVNLIQGDANYGWPQVSFSAEYATGRPVAPATTAPGITDPQRVWTPSIAPSGLAIYTGDRLSDWQGDLFAGGLVSRDIHRLEVNEQGNVIAESRIPIGQRVRDVRQGPDGYLYVLTDANSGQLLRLAPQGEDS, encoded by the coding sequence ATGAGTCCCCAGGTTGAGGATTTAGCGGTGGACGCCGTGACGGTGACGCCAATTGTTGAAGGTTTAGAACATCCTTGGGGGGTCGCTTGGCTACCCAATGGGGATATGTTGATCACGGAGCGACCGGGACGGTTGCGCCTCGTGCGGGATGGGGTCTTGGAACCAGAGGCGATCGCCGGGGTTGCAGAAGTCTCTGCAGCTGAGGCCCAACAACTGTTTGCGTCCCGGCAGGGGGGCTTATTAGACATTGCGCTTCATCCAGACTTTGCGCAAAATAACTGGGTTTACTTTACCTATGCTTTCGGTACCCAAGATGCAAACCGCACAAGGGTCGCCCGGGCTAAATTTGACGGAGAAAAGTTAACCGATTGGGAAGTGATTTTCCAGGTGGCACGTACTAAACAAGGGGGACAGCATTTCGGCTCCCGACTGACTTGGCTCCCGGATCAAACCTTACTGATTTCCATTGGTGACGGTGGGAATCCGCCCCTAGAACAGGATGGGGAGTTTATCCGGAACCAAGCCCAAAACCTTGATAGTCACCTGGGGAAGGTAATCCGCATTAACGATGATGGCTCAATTCCTGACGATAATCCCTTTGTAGATGAACCAGGAGCGTTACCGGAAATTTGGAGTTACGGCCACCGCAATATCCAAGGATTGGCCTTCGATCCCATCACCCAGCGGGTTTGGGCGACGGAACATGGTTCTAGGGGTGGTGATGAGGTGAATTTGATCCAGGGAGATGCGAATTATGGTTGGCCCCAGGTTTCTTTTAGTGCGGAATATGCAACAGGGCGACCCGTGGCCCCCGCAACGACAGCCCCAGGAATTACGGATCCCCAGCGGGTTTGGACACCTTCGATCGCCCCTTCTGGGTTGGCGATTTATACAGGCGATCGCCTTTCAGATTGGCAGGGAGATTTATTTGCAGGGGGCTTGGTTTCCCGGGATATTCACCGTTTAGAGGTCAATGAACAGGGAAATGTGATCGCCGAGTCACGGATTCCCATTGGCCAACGGGTGCGGGATGTGCGCCAGGGCCCCGATGGTTACCTCTATGTTTTAACGGATGCAAATTCGGGTCAACTGTTGCGTCTAGCACCCCAGGGTGAAGATTCATAG
- a CDS encoding NifU family protein — translation MALALTTENVEATLDELRPYLKADGGNVELVEIDGPVVKLRLQGACGSCPSSTMTLRMGIERRLRENIPEIAEVEQVF, via the coding sequence ATGGCATTAGCACTCACGACCGAAAACGTCGAAGCAACCCTTGATGAATTGCGTCCCTACCTCAAAGCCGACGGTGGCAACGTTGAGTTGGTAGAGATTGATGGCCCCGTGGTTAAACTGCGTCTCCAGGGCGCTTGTGGGTCTTGCCCCAGTTCAACCATGACCCTACGGATGGGCATCGAACGGCGTTTACGGGAAAATATTCCGGAAATTGCAGAAGTAGAACAGGTTTTCTAA
- the ppc gene encoding phosphoenolpyruvate carboxylase gives MNQVMHPPSAEAELLSTSQSLLRQRLTLVEDIWQAVLQKECGQKLVERLNHLRATRAADGQSLNFSPSNISELIETLDLEDAIRAARAFALYFQLINSVEQHYEQREQQQFRRNLASANANEANGNSVHTEIAPTQAGTFDWLFPHLKQQNMPPQTIQRLLNQLDIRLVFTAHPTEIVRHTIRNKQRRIAGILRQLDQTEEGLKSLGTSDSWEIENIQQQLTEEIRLWWRTDELHQFKPQVLDEVDYALHYFEEVLFDTLPELSVRLQQALKASFPTLKVPTTNFCNFGSWVGGDRDGNPSVTPDVTWKTACYQRGLVLERYVASVESLSDVLSLSLHWSNVLPDLLDSLEQDQNIFPDIYETLAIRYRQEPYRLKLAYIKRRLENTLERNRRLANMPAWENKVEAADEKVYLCGQEFLADLKLIRESLVQTEINCAALDKLICQVEIFGFVLTRLDFRQESTRHSDAIAEIVDYLGVLPKSYNDLSDAEKTAWLVQELKTRRPLIPKEMHFSEKTIETIQTLQVLHRLQQEFGIGICQTYIISMTNEVSDVLEVLLLAQEAGLYDPLTGLTTIRIAPLFETVDDLRNAPEIMQALFEIPLYRACLAGGYEPPADGRCDETFGDRLVPNLQEIMLGYSDSNKDSGFLSSNWEIHKAQKNLQQVADPYGIDLRIFHGRGGSVGRGGGPAYAAILAQPPNTINGRIKITEQGEVLASKYSLPDLALYHLESVSTAVIQSSLLASGFDDIQPWNRIMEDLSQRSRAAYRALIYEEPDFLDFFMSVTPIPEISQLQISSRPARRKKGNKDLSSLRAIPWVFSWTQSRFLVPAWYGVGTALQGFFEEDPVENLKLMRYFYSKWPFFRMVISKVEMTLSKVDLQMASHYVHELAEKEDIPRFERLLEQISQEYNLTKRLILEITENEALLDGDRPLQRSVQLRNGTIVPLGFLQVSLLKRLRQYTRETQASIVHFRYSKEELLRGALLTINGIAAGMRNTG, from the coding sequence ATGAACCAAGTCATGCATCCCCCCAGTGCCGAAGCTGAACTTTTGTCCACTTCCCAATCTCTCCTCCGGCAACGCCTCACGCTGGTTGAAGACATTTGGCAGGCGGTGTTGCAGAAAGAATGTGGTCAAAAACTCGTTGAACGGCTCAATCATCTCCGGGCAACCCGGGCCGCCGATGGCCAAAGCTTAAATTTCTCTCCCAGTAATATTTCTGAACTGATCGAAACCCTAGATCTAGAAGACGCAATCCGGGCAGCGCGGGCCTTTGCCCTTTATTTCCAGTTAATTAATAGCGTCGAGCAACATTACGAACAGCGCGAACAACAACAATTTCGTCGGAACCTCGCCTCTGCCAATGCCAACGAAGCCAATGGCAACAGCGTCCACACAGAAATTGCCCCCACCCAAGCCGGTACCTTTGATTGGCTGTTTCCCCATCTCAAGCAGCAAAATATGCCGCCCCAGACGATCCAGCGTCTTCTCAATCAGTTGGATATTCGCCTGGTGTTTACGGCCCACCCCACGGAGATTGTGCGTCATACGATTCGCAATAAACAGCGGCGGATTGCGGGAATCCTGCGCCAACTAGATCAAACCGAAGAAGGGCTTAAAAGCTTGGGGACGAGCGATTCTTGGGAAATCGAAAATATTCAACAGCAACTTACCGAAGAAATTCGGCTCTGGTGGCGCACCGATGAACTGCACCAATTTAAACCCCAGGTGTTAGACGAGGTGGACTATGCCTTGCATTACTTTGAGGAAGTTCTGTTTGACACCCTACCGGAATTATCGGTACGACTCCAACAGGCCCTAAAGGCATCTTTCCCGACCCTCAAGGTGCCCACCACCAATTTTTGCAATTTTGGCTCTTGGGTTGGGGGCGATCGCGATGGCAACCCCTCCGTGACCCCTGATGTGACCTGGAAGACAGCCTGCTACCAGCGGGGTTTGGTGCTAGAGCGTTACGTTGCCTCGGTGGAATCCCTTTCGGATGTGTTGAGCTTATCGCTGCATTGGAGTAATGTGCTGCCGGATCTGCTGGATTCGTTGGAGCAAGATCAAAATATTTTCCCCGACATTTACGAAACCCTGGCAATTCGCTACCGCCAAGAACCCTATCGCCTCAAATTGGCCTACATTAAGCGGCGCTTAGAAAATACCCTAGAACGCAACCGCCGTTTGGCGAATATGCCCGCCTGGGAAAATAAGGTAGAAGCCGCCGATGAAAAAGTTTATCTCTGTGGACAGGAGTTTCTCGCTGACCTGAAACTAATCCGTGAAAGCCTGGTGCAAACGGAAATCAACTGTGCGGCCCTAGACAAGCTTATTTGCCAGGTAGAGATTTTTGGCTTTGTACTTACCCGCCTTGATTTTCGCCAAGAATCCACTAGACATTCCGATGCGATCGCCGAAATTGTGGACTACCTGGGGGTATTACCGAAATCCTACAACGACCTCAGCGACGCAGAGAAAACCGCTTGGCTGGTGCAGGAACTCAAAACCCGCCGTCCTCTGATTCCGAAGGAAATGCACTTTTCGGAAAAAACCATTGAGACGATCCAAACCCTCCAAGTACTGCACCGCCTCCAACAGGAATTTGGTATCGGCATTTGCCAGACCTACATCATCAGTATGACCAACGAAGTCAGTGATGTCTTAGAAGTGCTGCTTTTGGCCCAGGAAGCGGGTTTGTATGACCCCCTCACAGGGCTGACCACCATCCGCATTGCGCCCCTTTTTGAGACGGTGGATGACCTGCGCAACGCCCCGGAAATCATGCAGGCGTTGTTTGAAATTCCCCTCTATCGCGCTTGTTTGGCTGGTGGCTACGAACCCCCCGCCGATGGACGCTGTGATGAAACCTTTGGCGATCGCCTGGTGCCCAATCTCCAGGAAATTATGCTCGGCTATTCCGACAGCAACAAAGATTCCGGCTTCCTCAGTAGTAATTGGGAAATTCACAAAGCCCAGAAAAATCTCCAGCAAGTAGCTGATCCCTACGGCATTGACCTCCGCATTTTCCACGGTCGGGGCGGTTCCGTTGGTCGGGGGGGTGGCCCTGCCTATGCCGCAATTTTGGCCCAACCGCCGAACACCATTAATGGCCGGATTAAAATCACCGAACAGGGGGAAGTGCTGGCCTCCAAATATTCCCTCCCAGACTTGGCTTTATATCACCTCGAAAGCGTTTCTACAGCGGTGATTCAATCGAGTTTGTTGGCCAGTGGTTTTGATGATATTCAGCCCTGGAACCGGATTATGGAAGACCTCTCCCAGCGATCGCGGGCGGCTTACCGGGCGTTAATTTACGAAGAACCAGACTTCCTCGACTTTTTCATGTCCGTGACGCCGATTCCGGAAATTAGCCAACTCCAAATCAGTTCCCGCCCGGCCCGTCGTAAAAAGGGCAATAAAGATTTGAGTAGTCTCCGGGCAATCCCCTGGGTCTTTAGCTGGACCCAAAGTCGTTTCTTGGTTCCCGCTTGGTATGGCGTGGGCACGGCACTCCAGGGCTTTTTTGAAGAAGATCCCGTCGAGAACCTGAAGTTAATGCGCTATTTCTACAGCAAATGGCCCTTTTTCCGGATGGTGATCTCGAAGGTGGAAATGACCCTCTCCAAGGTGGACTTACAGATGGCGAGCCATTATGTCCATGAACTGGCGGAAAAAGAAGATATTCCCCGGTTTGAACGGCTACTGGAGCAGATTTCCCAGGAATACAACCTCACGAAGCGGTTAATCCTCGAAATCACAGAAAATGAAGCGCTCCTCGATGGCGATCGCCCTTTGCAACGTTCTGTCCAACTGAGAAATGGCACCATTGTCCCCCTCGGTTTCCTGCAAGTCTCGCTCCTCAAACGATTAAGGCAATACACCAGGGAAACCCAGGCCAGTATCGTCCACTTCCGCTACAGCAAAGAAGAACTCCTGCGGGGTGCCCTTTTAACCATCAATGGCATCGCTGCCGGCATGCGCAATACCGGTTGA
- a CDS encoding SGNH/GDSL hydrolase family protein, translated as MTTATSTDLHFHLAPWLQDAIRQAVPLGGYSRLRVRLRGNTLHILCETSCPTEKEEITQAILRSMRRQPPPVQLLEPNPTVTIHRLIVYGRLRQEKKSLWLSLIPLEQSPTSPTQGTFQLNRKNQARLGYPQAIAQYLSQNLSQLGISIQVETQTLANTAPHQGQQRLWITCECDYSPDYGLLTESLVQRLRELEIKGFRDGAIRCQIRGEEKPEWLLWVDLTPPDVMLRQWGQWGDPEAIAQILTQAFQSHPLTIRAQVTDTVLSLECLLAPNISLAQPRILKTIQAILDTLAPQGLHRAIIRAKSAPQNDELWHSEWQLPGGDQGAHHDSPQQLAQQGDLEAWRFLLQRCLNPDLTRRLATGGIHITLRQKDDTLYIMTEAIACPPQMATLKAIAALFRGLEPHPFTRLKVYGRRSGQSKALWQQSLKFNTVTPVSTSSQTATEPTFAPVETVPSPSPLERLNQGARNLLQRSRLWQPAPDNSGLVLHQGGLDQGAFSLERRWRVACFWLIGGIVVTAQTDWLAGQWLRRELAPPQSVSMSQTDPATRSEVLDAQLFNTNWQTTAPKAIAPPLTSPYPSFDNPLLDEKLALYQERIAKNGVPDVLIIGSSRALRGLDPLALQTALTEKGHPPLDIFNFGINGATVQIFDLLLRQILPPEQLPRLIILADGARAFNSGRQDLTYKLMTRSPGFRALEAGTFSQLLSQDLPKRQTPTFVFPDLEQIAAQWLGTASQVYDQRQLLKERLFAQTLAPLHTWTSTAEAASPMAAAESGQQAQGFNLDGFLPLDRRFIPKTYYQNHTQVTGNYDGDYAAFNLRGTQHETFLELLSHLDSHQIHLVFLNQPLTDYYLDPVRLDYERQFRQYFRQLANRDKLDFVDFVHQQAWQGRYEWFSDPSHLNQFGAAQVAQELAKISTIPWPQRASD; from the coding sequence GTGACAACTGCAACCTCCACAGATCTTCATTTTCATCTGGCACCCTGGCTCCAGGATGCCATTCGTCAGGCGGTGCCCCTGGGAGGGTATTCACGGTTGCGGGTGCGACTGCGGGGAAATACGCTCCATATCCTTTGTGAAACCAGTTGCCCCACGGAAAAAGAAGAGATTACCCAAGCGATTTTACGGAGCATGCGCCGTCAACCGCCCCCTGTACAACTCCTAGAGCCAAATCCTACTGTCACCATTCACCGTCTTATTGTCTATGGACGCCTCCGCCAGGAGAAAAAAAGCCTCTGGTTAAGTTTGATTCCCCTGGAACAATCGCCCACATCGCCGACCCAAGGGACGTTTCAGCTCAATCGAAAAAACCAGGCCCGCCTCGGTTATCCCCAGGCGATCGCCCAATATTTAAGTCAAAATCTCAGTCAGTTGGGGATTAGTATTCAGGTTGAAACCCAGACCCTAGCGAATACAGCCCCCCACCAAGGGCAGCAGCGTCTTTGGATCACCTGTGAATGCGACTACAGCCCTGACTATGGCTTACTAACAGAATCCCTCGTGCAACGGCTCCGGGAATTAGAAATCAAAGGCTTTCGCGATGGGGCAATTCGCTGTCAAATTCGTGGGGAAGAAAAACCAGAATGGTTGCTATGGGTTGATCTGACGCCCCCAGATGTCATGTTGCGGCAGTGGGGCCAATGGGGAGATCCTGAGGCGATCGCCCAGATCTTGACCCAGGCATTCCAATCTCACCCCCTGACAATTCGGGCGCAAGTGACCGATACTGTGCTGTCCCTTGAGTGCCTCCTAGCGCCAAATATTTCCCTAGCCCAGCCCCGTATTCTCAAGACTATTCAAGCTATTCTCGATACCCTAGCGCCCCAGGGGTTGCATCGCGCCATTATCCGGGCGAAATCAGCCCCCCAAAATGACGAACTCTGGCACAGTGAATGGCAGTTGCCGGGCGGTGATCAAGGGGCACACCATGATTCTCCCCAACAGTTGGCCCAACAGGGGGATTTAGAGGCTTGGCGGTTTTTGCTCCAGCGCTGCCTGAATCCTGATCTAACAAGACGTTTAGCCACCGGCGGCATCCATATCACCCTCCGTCAAAAAGATGACACCCTCTACATCATGACGGAGGCGATCGCCTGTCCGCCCCAAATGGCAACGCTCAAGGCGATCGCGGCGCTTTTTCGGGGTTTAGAACCCCACCCCTTTACTCGTCTGAAGGTCTATGGACGCCGTTCGGGTCAAAGCAAAGCCCTCTGGCAACAATCACTAAAATTCAATACCGTTACCCCAGTCAGTACATCATCACAGACAGCAACGGAACCGACCTTTGCCCCCGTTGAAACTGTCCCCAGTCCCTCTCCCCTAGAACGTTTAAACCAGGGTGCCCGTAATCTCCTCCAGCGCAGTCGCCTCTGGCAGCCAGCACCGGATAACAGTGGTCTTGTTTTACACCAAGGGGGGCTTGACCAAGGAGCCTTTTCCTTGGAGCGGCGGTGGCGAGTTGCTTGCTTCTGGCTAATTGGAGGCATTGTCGTCACCGCCCAAACCGATTGGTTGGCCGGCCAATGGCTCCGGCGGGAGCTGGCCCCCCCTCAATCTGTGTCCATGTCTCAAACTGATCCGGCAACCCGCTCAGAAGTCTTAGATGCCCAGCTCTTCAACACCAATTGGCAAACCACAGCCCCAAAGGCGATCGCCCCACCATTGACTAGCCCCTATCCTTCCTTTGACAATCCGCTCCTAGACGAAAAACTCGCCCTCTACCAAGAGCGGATCGCCAAAAATGGTGTGCCTGACGTTCTCATTATTGGTAGTTCCCGTGCCCTGCGTGGTCTTGATCCTTTGGCCTTGCAAACGGCCCTCACCGAAAAAGGCCATCCGCCCCTGGATATTTTCAATTTCGGGATCAATGGTGCCACTGTCCAGATTTTTGATCTCCTGCTGCGGCAAATTCTCCCTCCGGAGCAACTGCCCCGGTTAATTATCCTTGCCGATGGCGCCCGGGCGTTTAATAGCGGTCGGCAGGATTTAACCTACAAACTGATGACCCGTTCCCCAGGGTTCCGAGCCCTTGAAGCCGGTACATTCTCCCAACTGTTGTCTCAGGATCTCCCTAAACGTCAAACCCCCACTTTTGTTTTTCCTGATTTAGAACAAATTGCTGCCCAATGGCTGGGTACAGCTTCCCAGGTCTACGATCAGCGACAACTCCTTAAAGAACGTCTTTTTGCCCAAACATTAGCGCCACTACACACTTGGACTTCTACCGCAGAGGCAGCCTCCCCAATGGCTGCTGCTGAATCAGGTCAGCAGGCTCAAGGTTTTAATTTAGATGGTTTTTTGCCCCTCGATCGCCGTTTTATACCAAAAACCTACTACCAAAACCACACCCAGGTAACAGGAAATTATGACGGGGATTATGCGGCGTTTAACCTCCGGGGTACGCAACATGAAACCTTTCTGGAGCTTTTGAGTCATCTTGACTCCCACCAAATTCACCTGGTTTTTTTAAATCAACCTCTGACGGATTATTACCTCGATCCGGTACGTTTGGACTATGAACGGCAGTTTCGGCAGTATTTTCGCCAATTAGCGAACCGAGACAAGCTTGATTTCGTTGATTTTGTCCATCAACAAGCGTGGCAGGGTCGCTATGAGTGGTTTTCAGATCCGAGCCATCTCAATCAGTTTGGGGCGGCCCAGGTAGCCCAAGAACTAGCTAAAATCTCAACGATTCCCTGGCCTCAACGTGCTTCAGACTGA
- the psbA gene encoding photosystem II q(b) protein produces the protein MTTTLQQRGSASLWEKFCQWITSTENRIYVGWFGVLMIPTLLTATTCFIIAFIAAPPVDIDGIREPVAGSLLYGNNIVSGAVVPSSNAIGLHFYPIWEAASLDEWLYNGGPYQLVIFHFLIGVFCYMGREWELSYRLGMRPWICVAFSAPVAAATAVFLIYPIGQGSFSDGMPLGISGTFNFMIVFQAEHNILMHPFHMLGVAGVFGGSLFSAMHGSLVTSSLVRETTETESQNYGYKFGQEEETYNIVAAHGYFGRLIFQYASFNNSRSLHFFLGAWPVVGIWFTALGVSTMAFNLNGFNFNQSILDSQGRVINTWADILNRANLGFEVMHERNAHNFPLDLAAGEQAPVALQAPAING, from the coding sequence ATGACTACTACACTACAACAGCGCGGCAGCGCTTCCTTGTGGGAGAAGTTTTGTCAGTGGATCACCAGCACCGAGAACCGCATCTATGTCGGTTGGTTCGGCGTCCTGATGATTCCTACCCTTCTCACTGCAACCACCTGCTTCATCATTGCGTTCATCGCAGCTCCTCCCGTTGACATCGACGGTATCCGTGAGCCCGTAGCAGGTTCTCTCCTTTACGGTAACAACATCGTCTCTGGCGCAGTTGTACCTTCTTCTAACGCAATTGGTCTCCACTTCTACCCCATCTGGGAAGCAGCTTCCCTCGATGAGTGGTTGTACAACGGTGGCCCTTACCAGTTGGTGATTTTCCACTTCCTCATCGGCGTATTCTGCTACATGGGTCGTGAGTGGGAACTTTCTTACCGCCTCGGTATGCGTCCCTGGATCTGTGTTGCATTCTCTGCTCCCGTAGCAGCAGCAACTGCAGTATTCCTGATCTACCCCATCGGTCAAGGTTCCTTCTCTGATGGTATGCCTTTGGGTATCTCTGGTACGTTCAACTTCATGATCGTATTCCAGGCAGAGCACAACATCCTGATGCACCCCTTCCACATGCTTGGTGTGGCTGGTGTATTCGGTGGTTCTTTGTTCTCCGCAATGCACGGTTCTCTCGTAACCTCTTCTTTGGTACGTGAGACCACTGAAACCGAATCTCAGAACTACGGTTACAAGTTCGGTCAAGAGGAAGAAACTTACAACATCGTTGCAGCTCACGGCTACTTCGGTCGTTTGATCTTCCAATATGCATCTTTCAACAACTCTCGTTCCTTGCACTTCTTCTTGGGTGCATGGCCTGTAGTAGGTATCTGGTTCACTGCCCTTGGTGTATCTACCATGGCATTCAACCTGAACGGTTTCAACTTCAACCAGTCCATCCTTGATTCTCAAGGTCGTGTAATCAACACCTGGGCTGACATTCTGAACCGTGCCAACCTCGGTTTTGAAGTAATGCACGAGCGTAATGCTCACAACTTCCCCTTAGACTTAGCAGCTGGCGAGCAAGCTCCTGTAGCACTGCAAGCACCTGCAATCAACGGTTAA
- a CDS encoding HEAT repeat domain-containing protein, with translation MPSPNDLNLIDETLGEQPLQESTPDGAVTADSMLTMLAAADKNQRMIAARYFCDHRDERAVNPLIELLQGDVCPLTRVSAAYALGRNASATAVPALIDVLDQDWNGYVRKGVVWALGNCGDRRSVDPLIHALQNDISAVRLWAASSLAQVAKLQYEDISRAIPPLIRGLRRDKMAAVRSNCAWSLGQLCREMPSNVIYATAVDALIEALVEDEDVGVKEDARAALLRIGDPNGLQMIEALEFEGLI, from the coding sequence ATGCCAAGTCCAAACGACCTTAACCTAATTGACGAAACCTTGGGTGAACAGCCGCTTCAGGAAAGCACCCCAGACGGAGCAGTGACGGCAGACTCGATGCTCACAATGCTTGCTGCTGCCGATAAAAACCAACGCATGATCGCCGCCCGCTACTTTTGTGACCACCGTGATGAGCGAGCCGTAAATCCCCTCATTGAGCTGCTCCAGGGAGACGTTTGTCCCCTCACCCGTGTGAGTGCTGCCTATGCCCTTGGTCGTAATGCCTCAGCAACAGCGGTACCCGCTTTAATTGATGTGCTCGATCAGGATTGGAATGGCTATGTGCGCAAGGGGGTTGTTTGGGCTTTGGGGAACTGTGGCGATCGCCGCTCCGTTGATCCGTTAATACACGCCCTCCAAAATGACATTTCCGCTGTCCGTCTGTGGGCCGCCAGTAGTCTCGCCCAGGTGGCCAAACTCCAGTACGAAGATATTTCCCGGGCGATTCCGCCCCTCATTCGGGGGTTACGTCGCGATAAAATGGCCGCCGTCCGCAGTAACTGCGCCTGGTCGTTGGGGCAACTTTGTCGTGAAATGCCCTCCAACGTGATCTACGCCACCGCCGTCGATGCCCTGATTGAAGCCCTCGTTGAAGATGAGGATGTCGGCGTCAAAGAAGACGCCCGGGCCGCGCTGCTACGCATTGGGGATCCCAATGGCCTGCAAATGATCGAAGCGTTAGAATTTGAAGGTTTGATTTAA
- the cofG gene encoding 7,8-didemethyl-8-hydroxy-5-deazariboflavin synthase subunit CofG, translated as MLDLSRVDRPIVGGDSHENAVITYSPAFTLVPTYECFNRCSYCNFRVDPGQDRWLTLTTAQAHLENLRGQGVREILILSGEVHPASARRSPLIRLIYDLCQLALDYGFIPHTNAGPLSWAEMELFRDVNGSIGLMLEQMRSDLPVHRHAPSKDPQVRSQQLVWAGQLQIPFTTGLLLGIGETPQDWQDTLEAIAKIQDQYGHIQEVILQPHRPGQTQDYLGEAFLPEQLPEVIQLARDILPSEIAIQIPPNLVADPQWLLSCLQAGARDLGGLVPKDEVNPDYPHLHLDQLQLLLADQGWQLQPRLAVYPAYDAWLAPQVKQVVERHRKELTAPKTLPEKIQSEAR; from the coding sequence ATGCTGGATCTGTCAAGGGTTGATCGCCCGATAGTGGGAGGCGATAGTCATGAAAACGCTGTTATTACCTACAGTCCAGCCTTTACGTTGGTGCCAACTTACGAATGTTTCAATCGCTGTTCATATTGCAATTTTCGCGTTGACCCAGGTCAAGATCGTTGGTTGACCCTAACGACCGCCCAAGCTCACCTGGAAAACCTCCGGGGGCAGGGAGTCCGAGAAATTTTGATTTTGAGTGGAGAGGTGCACCCAGCTTCAGCGCGGCGATCGCCTTTAATCCGGCTAATTTACGATCTGTGTCAGTTGGCCTTAGATTACGGTTTTATTCCACACACCAATGCTGGCCCCCTGAGTTGGGCAGAAATGGAATTATTCAGGGATGTAAATGGTTCCATAGGGCTGATGTTAGAACAGATGCGTTCGGATCTCCCTGTGCATCGCCACGCCCCCAGTAAAGATCCCCAAGTGCGATCGCAGCAATTGGTTTGGGCCGGACAGCTACAAATTCCGTTTACAACAGGTCTTCTATTGGGCATCGGGGAAACCCCCCAGGATTGGCAAGATACATTAGAGGCGATCGCCAAAATTCAGGATCAATATGGTCACATCCAAGAAGTGATCTTGCAGCCCCACCGTCCTGGTCAAACTCAGGATTATTTAGGTGAAGCCTTTTTGCCGGAGCAACTACCAGAGGTCATCCAATTGGCCCGCGACATCTTACCATCGGAGATCGCAATTCAAATTCCGCCTAATCTTGTAGCCGATCCCCAATGGCTCTTAAGTTGTCTCCAGGCTGGGGCAAGGGATCTTGGCGGCCTCGTCCCCAAGGATGAAGTCAACCCCGACTATCCTCATCTCCACCTCGATCAACTGCAACTCCTGCTCGCGGATCAAGGTTGGCAATTACAACCCAGGCTCGCCGTTTATCCGGCCTATGATGCGTGGCTGGCTCCCCAGGTTAAACAGGTCGTTGAACGCCATCGCAAGGAATTAACGGCTCCCAAAACCTTGCCTGAGAAAATTCAGTCTGAAGCACGTTGA
- a CDS encoding flavin prenyltransferase UbiX, which produces MDRPLTVGISGASGLIYAVRTLKYLLEANFTVDVVASKASFMVWQAENQITMPADPDHQATFWRDQAGVPEKGTLRCHRWGDVGAGIASGSYRTRGMLVIPCSMSTVAKIANGLSSDLLERAADVSIKEGRKVVIVPRETPFSLIHLRNLTQLAEVGVKIVPAIPAWYHQPQTINDLVDFVVARALDQFEIDCIPLKRWKEDTASQKLEP; this is translated from the coding sequence ATGGATCGACCCCTCACAGTAGGTATCAGTGGTGCATCGGGGCTTATCTATGCGGTGCGGACACTTAAATATTTACTTGAAGCCAACTTTACCGTGGATGTCGTCGCCTCAAAAGCATCCTTTATGGTGTGGCAAGCGGAGAACCAGATCACCATGCCCGCAGATCCCGATCACCAGGCTACTTTTTGGCGTGACCAAGCAGGGGTCCCCGAAAAAGGTACTTTACGCTGTCACCGTTGGGGCGATGTGGGGGCAGGGATTGCTAGTGGTTCCTACCGTACGAGAGGAATGCTGGTGATTCCCTGCAGCATGAGCACCGTCGCCAAAATTGCCAATGGTCTCAGTTCTGATCTCCTCGAACGGGCCGCCGATGTCTCCATCAAAGAAGGTCGCAAGGTGGTGATTGTGCCGAGGGAAACGCCCTTTAGTTTGATCCATTTGCGAAATTTAACTCAACTGGCTGAGGTCGGTGTCAAGATTGTCCCGGCGATTCCGGCCTGGTATCACCAACCGCAAACCATTAATGATTTAGTAGATTTTGTTGTTGCCAGGGCCTTGGATCAGTTTGAGATTGACTGTATCCCTCTGAAACGCTGGAAGGAAGACACAGCCAGTCAAAAATTAGAGCCATGA